One window from the genome of Saimiri boliviensis isolate mSaiBol1 chromosome 2, mSaiBol1.pri, whole genome shotgun sequence encodes:
- the SCAMP5 gene encoding secretory carrier-associated membrane protein 5, whose protein sequence is MAEKVNNFPPLPKFIPLKPCFYQDFEADIPPQHLSMTKRLYYLWMLNSVTLAVNLVGCLAWLIGGGGATNFGLAFLWLILFTPCSYVCWFRPIYKAFKTDSSFSFMAFFFTFMAQLVISIIQAVGIPGWGVCGWIATISFFGTNVGSAVVMLIPTVMFTVMAVFSFIALSMVHKFYRGSGGSFSKAQEEWTTGAWKNPHVQQAAQNAAMGAAQGAMNQPQTQYSATPNYTHSNEM, encoded by the exons ATGGCAG AGAAAGTGAACAACTTCCCACCTTTGCCCAAATTCATCCCGCTGAAGCCATGTTTCTACCAAGACTTCGAGGCAGACATTCCTCCCCAGCATCTCAGCATGACCAAGCGCCTCTACTACCTCTGGATGT TGAACAGCGTCACGCTGGCCGTGAACCTGGTGGGCTGTCTCGCGTGGCTGATCGGAGGCGGGGGAGCCACCAACTTTGGCCTCGCCTTTCTCTGGCTCATCCTGTTCACACCCTGCTCCTACGTCTGCTGGTTTCGGCCCATTTACAAGGCCTTCAA GACTGACAGCTCCTTCAGTTTCATGGCATTCTTCTTCACCTTCATGGCTCAGCTGGTCATCAGCATCATCCAGGCCGTGGGCATTCCAGGCTGGGGCGTCTG CGGCTGGATTGCTACCATCTCCTTCTTCGGAACGAACGTTGGCTCAGCGGTGGTCATGCTCATTCCCACTGTCATGTTCACGGTGATGGCCGTCTTTTCCTTCATCGCTCTCAGCATG GTTCATAAATTTTACCGGGGAAGTGGGGGGAGTTTCAGCAAAGCTCAGGAGGAGTGGACCACAGGGGCATGGAAGAACCCACACGTGCAGCAGGCAGCCCAGAATGCAGCCATGGGGGCGGCCCAGGGTGCCATGAATCAGCCTCAGACTCAGTATTCTGCTACCCCCAACTACACGCACTCCAACGAAATGTGA